The Acidimicrobiales bacterium sequence TGGTGGTTCGCCCCCGCATCGCCGTGGCGAACCTGCGCGTCAACGTCGCCGCACTCCACCACGGATGGCGCCGCCGGCTCGGCAAGCGCATCGATCCCGTCGCTCTCCCCGGACACCTCCGATGATCGCCACCCTCCGCCACAACCGACGCGCCGACTACGACGAGGCCATCGCGACGGCGCCCCCGCAGGGCCGGTGGACGGCCCGCACCGCGGATCCGAACGACCCGCAGGCCGTCGCCCTGCGGGCCCGCACCCTCGAGGCCGCATGGCGATCCCCGATCGCCGACCGCGTCGCCTTCCTCGAAGGGCGGGTGCGCGGCCGAATGGTGCTCGACATCGGCTGCGTCGCCCACGACGAGTCGCGGATGGACGCCTCGAACTGGCTGCACGCCCGCATCGCGGCCGCCGCCTCGACCTGTCTCGGTGTCGACATCCTCGACGCCGGGGTCGACGCGATGCGCCGCCGTGGGTTCGATGCCGTCGTCCACGACCTCACCACCGGACTCGGACCGATCGCGGACCGGGGTCCGTTCGACGTGATCGTCGCCGGCGAACTCATCGAACACGTCGACGACCTCGGCATGCTCTTCCGCACCGCCGCCGAGGGGCTGAGCGCCGAGGGCGAGCTGATCCTGACCACGCCCAACCCGTACTCGCCGCGGCGAGTGCGCGCCGGCCAGCTGGGCATCGCGTGGGAGAACGTCGACCACATCGTCTACGCCTTCCCGAGCGGGATCGCGGAACTGGCCGAACGGCACGGCCTCGTCCTGGCCGAGGCGGCGACGACCGACACGCCGGCGTCGCGCGACTCCCTCCGGCGCCGCCTCGCCCGCACGATCAAGGGCAGCCACTGGCGAACCGTCGGCATCGACACCAACGGCCCGGCCCGCCAGGTCGCGCCCGACGCCGGCCCGCTCGGCCGTGCGCTCCGGCGGCTCGCCCGCCCCCGACACCGGTTCGTCGGCGAGACGTTCGTCTACGTCATCCGCCGTCCGGCCGCATGACGGCCCCGCCCTCCCTCTAGCCTGCCTGAGAACATGCGCGACCTGTACCGCTGGCAACACGATGCCCTGACCGCCTGGCATCGCTGTGGTCGCAAGGGTGTCATCGAAGCCGTCACCGGATCCGGCAAGACCGATGTCGCCATCACGGCGATCGGCGATGCCCTCGAACGCGGCCTGTTCGTGCTCGTCATCGTGCCCTCCCGTGTCCTCATGGAACAGTGGAACGAGCGGCTCACCGAGTCGCTGCCGGACCGCACCATCGGGCGACTCGGCGACGGCTATCGCGACCGACCGGCGGACTGCGAGGTGCTCGTCACCACACGCCACAGCGCGGCGAGCCGCGTGCCGCTCCCCAAGACCGACGCCGGTGGCCTACTGGTGGCCGACGAATGCCACGGTTTCGGTGGTGCGGTGCTCCGGAAGTCGCTGCTCCCGGAGTACCAGGAGCGCCTCGGCCTGACCGCCACGCTCGAACGCTCCGACGATGCCGTGGAGTCGATCCTGCTCCCGTTCTTCGGCGGCATCTGTTACCGCTACGGCTTCGCCGACGCGATCGACGACGGCGTGTGTGCCCAGCCCCGGGTCGCCTTCGTCGCCGTGCCCCTCACCGCCGAGGAGCGCAGCGAGTATGACGCCACGGAAGGTGCGATCGTGGCCGCCCGCCGCACGCTCAAGCAGATCCCGGGTGTACCCCACACGCCGTTCGGCGACTTCCTCGCCGCGGTCCACCATCTCGCGGAGAACGACGGCGGGCCCGACGGCAAGGCCGCCAACGACTATCTCGACGCCTTCTCCGCCCGACGCGAAATTGTCGCCACGAGCTCGGCGAAGTACGAGTCGCTGGGCTCGTTCGCCGACGTCATCCAGACCGCGAAGGGCTCGCTGATCTTCACCGAGACGGTGCGGGCCGCCAACCATGCGATCGTGCGC is a genomic window containing:
- a CDS encoding class I SAM-dependent methyltransferase, encoding MIATLRHNRRADYDEAIATAPPQGRWTARTADPNDPQAVALRARTLEAAWRSPIADRVAFLEGRVRGRMVLDIGCVAHDESRMDASNWLHARIAAAASTCLGVDILDAGVDAMRRRGFDAVVHDLTTGLGPIADRGPFDVIVAGELIEHVDDLGMLFRTAAEGLSAEGELILTTPNPYSPRRVRAGQLGIAWENVDHIVYAFPSGIAELAERHGLVLAEAATTDTPASRDSLRRRLARTIKGSHWRTVGIDTNGPARQVAPDAGPLGRALRRLARPRHRFVGETFVYVIRRPAA
- a CDS encoding DEAD/DEAH box helicase; translated protein: MRDLYRWQHDALTAWHRCGRKGVIEAVTGSGKTDVAITAIGDALERGLFVLVIVPSRVLMEQWNERLTESLPDRTIGRLGDGYRDRPADCEVLVTTRHSAASRVPLPKTDAGGLLVADECHGFGGAVLRKSLLPEYQERLGLTATLERSDDAVESILLPFFGGICYRYGFADAIDDGVCAQPRVAFVAVPLTAEERSEYDATEGAIVAARRTLKQIPGVPHTPFGDFLAAVHHLAENDGGPDGKAANDYLDAFSARREIVATSSAKYESLGSFADVIQTAKGSLIFTETVRAANHAIVRLDPHVDIEIITGGTGRSDRGQILDDLRDGSLDAVAAPRVLDEGVDVPNANLGIVVSASRTRRQMIQRMGRILRRKPLGSGARFVIIFSADTMEDPRYSDGGDGFLEEIENISESSHIFGPEQTDKLTEFLDYRGPATVIEPETVGGFTAPDLSPEEITEWAEQAPYLEIRSPELPTISQPKIVKEKPRLSTGEHPVRLESIDKEWVLRCTGCGVASEPRSFKWQALEDKVDCTCLR